Proteins encoded by one window of Porphyromonas vaginalis:
- a CDS encoding leucine-rich repeat protein: MKKATLLLSLISLLFVTTSGLHAAIPIYDFDADGLFYKITNQEQSEVYVTSEKPRGGYTNKPEGALIIPEKVTHENVEYTVKGIANQAFYMCDKITSITLPSTIESIGKKAFLGCHGIQTITLPKGVTKLGALAFTSCASLEAINVDKENPSYSSIDGVLYNKDASILILCPSGKSGEYIIPNSVHEITARAFYGCIKLSTMTIPSSVERIGNDGFYACSKLRQIYCYIPEPLTGDAIGTYVFENVSTAAIGGSCILYVPAGSEKAYAEAPHWRLFAPNIKALPETSICETYLDNFRVIGGRGELTIYGTNAGDTVELYDVNGQLLTTLYLRGEEQRISVPQGVCIVKRGSDCVRVLVE, translated from the coding sequence ATGAAAAAAGCAACGCTCTTACTCTCACTAATCTCCTTATTGTTCGTGACCACTAGTGGGCTGCACGCAGCAATACCTATCTACGACTTTGACGCAGATGGACTGTTTTACAAGATAACCAATCAGGAGCAGTCAGAAGTCTATGTCACATCAGAGAAGCCCCGTGGAGGCTACACGAATAAGCCCGAGGGCGCTCTCATAATTCCTGAGAAAGTAACCCATGAAAATGTCGAGTACACGGTAAAAGGGATCGCCAACCAAGCCTTCTATATGTGTGATAAAATCACTAGTATCACCCTACCTAGCACTATAGAGAGCATCGGCAAGAAAGCATTCCTCGGATGTCATGGCATCCAGACCATTACCTTACCTAAAGGGGTCACTAAGCTTGGTGCATTGGCCTTTACTTCGTGCGCCAGCCTAGAGGCTATCAACGTGGACAAGGAGAACCCCTCCTACTCAAGTATCGATGGCGTACTATACAACAAGGATGCCTCCATACTAATCCTGTGCCCTTCAGGCAAGAGTGGCGAGTACATCATTCCCAATTCTGTACACGAGATCACGGCTCGTGCCTTCTATGGTTGTATCAAGCTATCTACTATGACCATACCATCTAGTGTAGAGCGTATCGGTAATGATGGATTTTATGCCTGTAGCAAGCTTAGACAAATCTACTGTTATATCCCTGAGCCCTTGACTGGAGATGCTATCGGCACCTACGTATTCGAAAACGTCAGCACGGCAGCTATCGGAGGCTCCTGCATACTGTACGTACCAGCAGGTAGCGAAAAGGCATACGCTGAGGCACCACACTGGCGACTATTCGCACCAAATATCAAAGCGCTACCCGAGACTAGTATCTGCGAGACCTATCTCGACAACTTCCGCGTCATCGGCGGACGAGGCGAACTCACCATCTATGGGACCAACGCAGGTGATACCGTGGAACTCTATGACGTAAATGGCCAACTACTCACCACCCTTTACCTCCGTGGGGAGGAGCAACGCATATCAGTGCCGCAAGGGGTCTGTATAGTTAAGAGAGGGAGCGACTGCGTCCGCGTCCTCGTAGAGTAA
- a CDS encoding leucine-rich repeat domain-containing protein — protein sequence MNIVHNFWALALLLSVALLPQRAFSQDVQGLPKMELQVIPQNALSMVITVGDKEATIYVDEHRGTLVPHKVPAGEDYTLSVSSATNEATIYGELVSAKIISQKVFQIKVDGMKSLEELSAFSCGLNDLSLKGCERLKSLSLMQNNLSELSLAETPALQELNVGYNVLRELDCSPCPNLLKLVCGKNDLTKVNISGCTKLYEINVQMNKKLTALDLSSCKALMGLTCASTGITDIDVSGCEKLTFIDSSFSPVQRLKARGCKSLKTLNCYQNDLYNIDLKGCVRLDKLTLQHNPNLGLLDITTLSSLVTLLCSDCGLKEIKIGDLPSLQEFYSFDNKLVALDFSGAPNLRELQCDNNQLQSLQLASSMPMLELVSVVKNKLSACAIDSLCVALPEKEQGGQLRIAANPGAPTSKSYFAADKGWTIDILGDGSGCSINVGIESVGSTESLCLVDETGITLLPESAQADVALYTIEGETLYRFAAQESRPTHLTLPSGRYLLRVGEMTRLVIIP from the coding sequence ATGAATATAGTACACAACTTCTGGGCTTTAGCCCTACTACTCTCTGTGGCTCTTCTGCCACAGAGAGCCTTCTCGCAAGACGTGCAGGGTCTCCCTAAGATGGAGCTACAGGTCATTCCTCAAAACGCCCTATCGATGGTCATCACGGTAGGCGACAAGGAAGCAACCATATATGTCGACGAGCACCGAGGCACTCTCGTTCCGCACAAAGTACCTGCGGGCGAGGACTACACCCTCTCAGTATCTTCAGCAACTAATGAGGCAACGATCTATGGAGAGCTTGTATCGGCCAAGATAATATCCCAAAAGGTTTTCCAGATAAAAGTCGATGGCATGAAGTCTCTAGAGGAGCTATCGGCTTTTTCATGTGGGCTTAACGATTTATCCCTCAAGGGTTGCGAGCGTCTTAAGTCTCTCTCCCTAATGCAAAACAATCTCTCCGAGCTATCTCTGGCTGAGACGCCAGCACTTCAAGAGCTCAATGTCGGGTACAACGTACTCCGTGAGCTAGACTGCTCGCCCTGTCCCAACCTACTCAAGCTCGTCTGTGGCAAAAACGACCTCACCAAGGTCAACATCTCTGGTTGCACTAAGCTTTACGAGATAAACGTACAGATGAATAAGAAGCTCACCGCACTCGATCTCTCCTCTTGCAAAGCACTGATGGGATTGACCTGCGCTAGTACTGGGATCACAGACATTGATGTCTCTGGATGCGAGAAGCTCACTTTCATAGACTCCTCCTTCTCTCCCGTACAGCGACTCAAGGCGCGTGGCTGTAAGAGTCTCAAGACGCTCAACTGCTATCAAAACGATCTCTACAACATAGATCTCAAGGGGTGTGTGCGTCTGGACAAGCTGACGCTACAGCACAACCCTAACCTCGGCTTACTAGACATCACCACGCTCTCAAGTCTCGTCACGCTACTCTGCTCTGACTGCGGACTAAAAGAGATCAAGATCGGTGATCTGCCTAGCCTCCAGGAGTTCTACAGTTTTGACAACAAGCTCGTTGCACTAGACTTCTCTGGAGCTCCCAACCTCCGTGAGCTACAGTGCGACAACAATCAGCTGCAGTCTCTACAGCTAGCCTCATCTATGCCCATGCTAGAGCTAGTCTCCGTTGTCAAGAACAAACTCTCAGCCTGCGCTATCGACAGTCTCTGCGTAGCTCTCCCTGAGAAGGAGCAAGGCGGACAACTCCGCATCGCAGCCAACCCAGGAGCTCCGACGAGTAAGTCTTACTTCGCTGCTGACAAGGGCTGGACGATAGACATCCTCGGCGATGGCTCTGGCTGTAGCATCAATGTCGGCATAGAGTCTGTAGGTAGCACCGAGAGCCTCTGCCTTGTTGACGAGACAGGCATCACCCTGCTCCCCGAGAGCGCACAGGCAGACGTAGCTCTGTATACTATAGAGGGCGAGACACTCTATCGCTTCGCAGCTCAGGAGTCACGTCCCACACACCTCACACTACCCTCTGGGCGTTACCTGCTTAGAGTCGGCGAGATGACACGTCTCGTCATCATACCCTAA
- a CDS encoding 6-pyruvoyl trahydropterin synthase family protein, translating to MTTVERYHDISMGHRVVGHESKCRHLHGHNYRIHFTCSAAQLDELGRVIDFGVIKELLCMWLEEHWDHKMMIYDEDPLLPSLQELVPEDLVVVPFNPTAEAMAQYLVETVAPAQLAGTGVTLVSCRVEETARCSATYSLPI from the coding sequence ATGACGACAGTAGAGAGATATCACGATATAAGCATGGGACACCGTGTCGTGGGACACGAGTCGAAGTGCCGCCACCTACACGGACACAACTACCGGATACACTTCACCTGCTCCGCAGCACAGCTTGATGAGCTGGGGCGGGTGATCGACTTTGGCGTGATCAAAGAGCTCCTCTGCATGTGGCTGGAGGAGCATTGGGATCACAAGATGATGATCTACGATGAGGACCCGCTACTCCCCTCGCTACAGGAGCTGGTACCAGAGGACTTGGTCGTGGTGCCCTTTAATCCGACAGCCGAAGCAATGGCGCAATACCTCGTCGAGACGGTTGCTCCCGCACAATTGGCCGGCACGGGCGTAACACTCGTCAGCTGTCGTGTCGAGGAGACGGCACGATGTAGCGCTACCTACTCACTACCTATATAG
- a CDS encoding 7-carboxy-7-deazaguanine synthase QueE — protein MQSLPVNEIFYSLQGEGGQMGRAMLFVRLSGCNLSCDYCDTDFAGHRLMSAAEILAKLEGYPCRDILWTGGEPTLALQEEHIAFFHEQGYRQSIETNGTRPVPRGLDYVTCSPKPEAISGLRERFVDNYPDGINEVRWPLQLAAPLPPPIEQLAEARRYYVSPVEETGVEMSAVVARCMDFVLAHPEWRLSVQLHKLLGFR, from the coding sequence ATGCAGTCGCTACCGGTCAACGAGATCTTCTACAGCCTCCAAGGCGAGGGAGGACAGATGGGACGCGCGATGCTCTTCGTGCGTCTCTCGGGGTGCAATCTCTCCTGCGACTACTGCGACACAGACTTTGCGGGGCATCGGCTTATGAGCGCTGCAGAGATTTTGGCAAAGCTGGAGGGCTACCCCTGCCGTGACATCCTCTGGACTGGTGGCGAACCGACCTTAGCACTGCAGGAGGAGCATATAGCTTTCTTTCACGAGCAGGGCTATCGTCAGTCTATTGAGACAAATGGCACACGCCCCGTGCCTCGGGGACTGGACTACGTCACCTGTTCGCCCAAACCAGAAGCAATAAGTGGCTTGCGGGAGCGTTTTGTAGATAACTACCCTGACGGCATCAATGAGGTGCGCTGGCCCCTACAACTAGCCGCTCCCCTACCCCCACCCATTGAGCAGCTGGCCGAGGCACGTCGTTACTACGTCAGCCCCGTAGAGGAGACGGGCGTAGAGATGTCGGCCGTTGTGGCGCGCTGTATGGACTTCGTCTTAGCCCACCCCGAGTGGCGGCTCAGCGTACAGCTACACAAGTTGCTAGGGTTTCGTTAA
- a CDS encoding OmpA family protein, giving the protein MKVSSSHIRWLLVLLPCAMALCSLMGCKSVTLSKAELYDHTGRYALAADSYYTLYRKTSRKKPERRAYLAFKAAENYRRLGNTPRALNCYNLALSGDYPDSILHLRIAQELQQLGRWREAGKAYEQFLEYYPHDYFGRIGLASVHQADSLLAHPTGHTVETDRLLISPYAEFAPCYAPDGTILYFTSSRVPLRDMLQESEVTGLGTNNLYMIKQDATGKWSRPDSVPGSVNTPEDEGTPSITADGNTLYYSYAEQSSTYDRTVQIYKASKSSQGGWGKGECIPIWEDSLRMAAHPAIDASGRYLYFVSEGAGLGGKDLYRILLSEHGWGKPENLGNEINTPGDELFPTMVGDSTLYFSSNGRVGLGGLDLYKAQMDSLGEWQVTHLGAPMNSPADDYAITFAPKPQSGLAEEGYLSSTRGDQRGRPHLYRFSLPATIIRIDGFVMDREGYGIPQATVRIADEQGLLATPIVSTRDDGSFVLEIAGSNRYVLHASHPDYLNQYMPLVTDSATESTDYLVDFYLASRLHSEQIHDIYYDFDRASLRPEGKKSLDYLVTLLAQNPDVRLELSSNTDRKGSQAYNQKLSQRRAQSVVDYLIAKGIAADRLEARGYGKERPYVVSKGMAARFDWLPEGQELTAEWVGTLTEEQQVVCDQLNRRTEFTVIQ; this is encoded by the coding sequence ATGAAAGTCTCGTCGTCACATATTCGCTGGTTGCTCGTGCTACTTCCGTGCGCTATGGCGCTCTGTAGCTTGATGGGCTGCAAGAGTGTGACGCTGAGCAAGGCGGAGCTGTACGACCATACGGGACGCTATGCCCTCGCAGCCGATAGCTACTACACGCTCTACCGCAAGACCTCTCGCAAGAAGCCGGAGCGACGGGCTTATCTAGCTTTCAAAGCAGCAGAGAATTACCGACGACTGGGCAACACGCCCCGTGCGCTCAACTGCTACAACCTAGCTCTCTCGGGGGACTATCCCGACTCGATCCTCCACCTACGCATCGCTCAGGAGCTACAACAGCTGGGACGCTGGCGGGAGGCGGGTAAAGCTTACGAGCAGTTTCTAGAGTACTACCCACACGACTACTTCGGACGCATAGGACTGGCGAGCGTGCATCAGGCTGACTCGCTCCTCGCCCACCCCACGGGGCACACGGTCGAGACGGATCGTCTCTTGATCTCGCCCTATGCGGAGTTTGCCCCTTGCTATGCGCCTGACGGCACGATACTCTACTTCACCAGTAGCCGTGTGCCTCTCCGTGATATGCTACAGGAGAGCGAGGTGACGGGGCTGGGGACGAACAATCTCTATATGATCAAACAGGACGCTACGGGTAAGTGGTCCCGCCCCGACAGCGTGCCAGGCAGTGTCAATACGCCCGAAGATGAGGGCACCCCCTCCATCACGGCAGACGGCAACACGCTCTACTACTCTTACGCTGAGCAAAGCTCCACCTACGACCGCACCGTGCAGATCTACAAAGCCTCCAAGTCTAGCCAAGGGGGCTGGGGCAAAGGCGAGTGCATACCCATCTGGGAGGACTCGCTACGTATGGCGGCGCACCCCGCCATTGACGCTTCGGGACGATACCTTTACTTCGTGAGCGAGGGGGCTGGCCTAGGGGGCAAAGACCTTTACCGCATACTCCTCAGCGAGCATGGCTGGGGCAAGCCGGAGAACCTCGGCAACGAGATCAATACGCCTGGCGACGAACTCTTCCCCACGATGGTGGGCGACAGCACCCTTTACTTCTCCTCCAACGGACGTGTGGGTCTGGGCGGACTAGACCTATACAAAGCGCAGATGGACTCGCTCGGAGAGTGGCAGGTGACGCATCTGGGCGCTCCGATGAACTCCCCCGCCGATGACTACGCCATCACCTTTGCACCAAAGCCGCAGTCAGGCTTGGCAGAGGAGGGATACCTCTCCTCGACTCGTGGCGACCAGCGTGGACGACCACACCTCTACCGCTTCTCATTACCCGCCACCATCATCCGCATCGACGGCTTCGTGATGGACCGGGAGGGGTACGGCATCCCGCAGGCGACGGTACGCATTGCCGATGAGCAAGGTTTGCTCGCCACGCCCATTGTCTCGACACGTGACGACGGTTCTTTTGTCCTTGAGATTGCGGGGTCAAACCGCTACGTGCTACATGCCTCGCACCCGGACTACCTCAACCAATACATGCCGCTCGTGACCGACAGCGCCACCGAGAGCACCGACTACTTGGTCGACTTTTACCTAGCTTCGCGCCTGCACTCGGAGCAGATCCACGACATCTACTACGACTTCGACCGAGCTTCGCTACGCCCCGAGGGGAAAAAGAGTCTCGACTACCTCGTCACGCTCCTAGCGCAAAACCCCGACGTACGCCTCGAGCTGAGCAGTAACACCGACCGCAAAGGTTCGCAGGCATACAATCAGAAGCTCTCGCAGCGTCGTGCGCAGAGTGTCGTCGACTACCTCATCGCCAAGGGCATTGCCGCCGACCGCCTAGAGGCTCGGGGCTATGGCAAGGAGCGTCCCTACGTAGTGAGCAAGGGGATGGCGGCGCGCTTCGACTGGTTGCCCGAGGGGCAGGAGCTAACGGCCGAATGGGTCGGCACGCTGACCGAAGAGCAGCAAGTCGTCTGCGACCA